The following DNA comes from Spirochaetota bacterium.
TATTAGCAATCTTATTGGTAATTGTGGTTGCCGGGATTATATTGCTTTACCTTCAATATAGTGACTTTCAGTCTATTGCATACAACAGACTTTTAACTATCGCTGAAAATAAAAAAGAAGATATAGGTAATTGGCTTAAGGATCAAACGGATGATGCATATTTACTGATACAATCAAAACAATTCAGAAACATAGTGCAAAACTATTTCACTTATAACAATGCTGAAAGTTATAATACATTATATGAATTTCTTGATTTTTATGCAAAAAATAACGATATTGGTGAAGTATTGCTGGTTAATAAAGATGGCACAATTTTATTCAGCTTATATAAACATATTAAAATTGTTGCACAGGAAACTATACAATATTTGCACTATGCAGCTGAAACCAACAAACCAGTATTTAACGATATACACATTGACAACAAGGATTTTGATTATCATATTAGCTTGATTGTCCCATTAAATCCTGTTTCCACAACAAGATCAAATCATTTTATTATATTGATATCTTCTGCTCAAAACTTTATTTTTCCTCTATTACAAAGATGGACAGGGTTTACACAATCCGGTGAAACAATTCTGTTTGTTAAAGATAAACCAACATTATATATATTTAAGGCATATTTACCGCAAAAAATTCCAGAGATCATTAAAGTTAATACAGAGTCACTATCGCCTGACAATATTATTCGCAAGGCAATGAACGGCTTTGAAGGCTTTACGTATGGAAAGGATTTATATGATATACATGTTGGAACCTATATTACCAGTATCCCTCAAACTCCCTGGATTATTTTAAGCAAATCCAGTAAAGCAGAGTTGTTTCAAAGATGGTACGTCATAATAACTATATCCATCACACTATTTATTTTAAGCATTGTATTATTATTTTCAATAATTATTATAATGCAAAAAGAACAGCAAAGAACCTATTTCCAGGAACTATCGCAAAGAAACGAAGAACAATTAAAAATTTACCAGATTTATAAATATATAATACAATCTATTGGCAATGGATTGATCATTACAGATAATTCAGGAAATATTGAATTTATCAATACAACTGGGGAATTGCTGACAGGATGGCGCAACGATGATGCAAACGGTAAGCATGTATTAGATATTTTACATATAATTTCGCACAATACTAATAAAACTTCCAAAGATAATTTATTCCAGATTATCTCCGAAGGTAAGTTCAGAGGTGAATATCATAATAGTGTGCTTATTTCTAAGACAGGTCTGGAAATACCAATTAATTATCATGGAACGATACTTAAATCAGGGGATAATCAACACCTGGGGGCTGTCATTCTTATTGAAGACCAAACCAGGGAGAGTTTTTTAAATCTTATTAATGATATACGGCTAAAATTTATTAATTTTTCTATTAATCATACAAAGGATGATTTTATAAAAAAGGTGCTCCATGAAATCTTAACAATAACAAATAGTCAGATAGGTTGTTATATTTCATACAAATATCTTTATAAACAAATAACAAGTTTAAAAGAATTCCCCAATTCGTATCATACATATTGTATTGATCAAAATATTGATTGTTCAGTTGATTATGAAAAAGTATGGGATGAATGTCAGAAAAACAAAGGACCTATCCTTAATAATGAACATACGCAATATTTTTATTGTGAACAGCTTTTAAATAGTAGTAACCACCCACGTGAATTGTTTGTGCCTATTTTCAGAGAAAATACTATTGTTGGCATAATAGGTGTAGCTAATCAACATAAAGATTATACGTATGCTGATGTTTCTAAACTTTCCATACTCTCAGATATGGTATATGAGATACTATCTCATAAAGACAATGAAGAAGCATATAGAAATTTAGTTATGTTGTCAAATGAGTTAGCATGTATTGCTGATTTAAAGACCACCCGCTTTTTATTAGTCAACCCATCGTTTACAAAAACATTAGGGTATTCAGTAGAAGAACTGACATCAGCAACCTTTCTTGAATTTGTTCATCCTGACGATAAAGAAAAAACCATACAAATTATTAATGAAAAACTTTTAAAAGGGGAAGACGTTATTTCATTTGAAAATCGCTATAGGAGCAAGGATGGAAAGTATGTATGGTTAGAATGGAATTCCCATCCTGTAGCCTTGCAAGGTATAACTTTTGCAACAGCACATAATATTACCGAAAGGAAAATAGCCGAAGAGGTGTTAAAAGAAAATGAAAAAAAATTCCGTGAACTCTTCACACACTCCAATGATGGTATATGTTTACATGAACTTGTTTATGATAATAACGGTAATGCTATTGATTATAAAATATTAGATGTTAATCCTCAATATGAGAATATATTATCGTTAAATAAGGAAGATGTTATTGGCAAATTAAGCACAGAAATATATAAAACATCCCATCCTCCCTATTTTGATATTTATAAAGAGGTTGCCCTAACAGGAAAATCTACAACCTTTGAAACATATTATGCACCAATGGATAAATATTTCATTATCTCTATTTTTTCACCCCAAAAAGGTCAATTTGCAACTGTATTTAAAGACATTACCGAAATTAAATTAGCTGCCAAAAAGATAGAAGAGTCTGAAGAAAAGTTTTCTTTGTTTATGAAAAATCTACCCCTTGT
Coding sequences within:
- a CDS encoding PAS domain S-box protein; protein product: MLYLQYSDFQSIAYNRLLTIAENKKEDIGNWLKDQTDDAYLLIQSKQFRNIVQNYFTYNNAESYNTLYEFLDFYAKNNDIGEVLLVNKDGTILFSLYKHIKIVAQETIQYLHYAAETNKPVFNDIHIDNKDFDYHISLIVPLNPVSTTRSNHFIILISSAQNFIFPLLQRWTGFTQSGETILFVKDKPTLYIFKAYLPQKIPEIIKVNTESLSPDNIIRKAMNGFEGFTYGKDLYDIHVGTYITSIPQTPWIILSKSSKAELFQRWYVIITISITLFILSIVLLFSIIIIMQKEQQRTYFQELSQRNEEQLKIYQIYKYIIQSIGNGLIITDNSGNIEFINTTGELLTGWRNDDANGKHVLDILHIISHNTNKTSKDNLFQIISEGKFRGEYHNSVLISKTGLEIPINYHGTILKSGDNQHLGAVILIEDQTRESFLNLINDIRLKFINFSINHTKDDFIKKVLHEILTITNSQIGCYISYKYLYKQITSLKEFPNSYHTYCIDQNIDCSVDYEKVWDECQKNKGPILNNEHTQYFYCEQLLNSSNHPRELFVPIFRENTIVGIIGVANQHKDYTYADVSKLSILSDMVYEILSHKDNEEAYRNLVMLSNELACIADLKTTRFLLVNPSFTKTLGYSVEELTSATFLEFVHPDDKEKTIQIINEKLLKGEDVISFENRYRSKDGKYVWLEWNSHPVALQGITFATAHNITERKIAEEVLKENEKKFRELFTHSNDGICLHELVYDNNGNAIDYKILDVNPQYENILSLNKEDVIGKLSTEIYKTSHPPYFDIYKEVALTGKSTTFETYYAPMDKYFIISIFSPQKGQFATVFKDITEIKLAAKKIEESEEKFSLFMKNLPLVVVIRDIHGRYIYLNDEWEKVMELRKEDWLGKTPYDVFPKEDAEKLLQGDREAIEKGVTQQKVFTLQHKSGIRWWMANSFVLYDYEKKPAYVATLYIDITQQKKAEEEREKLKDQLIQAQKLESVGRLAGGVAHDYNNMLEVILGNAQLALIQIESKDDVKNYLEEITKAAKRSADITKQLLTFARKQISEPQIVNINTIIESMLKMLRRLIGEDIDLQWIFNENLWNVYIDPVQLNQIVANLCVNARDAIQNNGIITIKTKNVTLNEEYCKDIPDCLPGEYVMLSVSDNGTGIDKEIIGKIFEPFFTTKEVGKGTGLGLATVYGIVKQHHGFINVYSEKGKGSTFNIYLPRYRGPQEAEKSVISDSWVYGNGETILVVEDEPSLLKMVQVMLERLNYTVVSAQSPAEAINIVQSKGQSIQLLLTDFIMPIMDGLQLAQEVAKLFPHIKFLFMSGYTDRILFETDSDNKETNFLHKPFSISELAKKIHEILEKN